The DNA region NNNNNNNNNNNNNNNNNNNNNNNNNNNNNNNNNNNNNNNNNNNNNNNNNNNNNNNNNNNNNNNNNNNNNNNNNNNNNaaaaaaaaaaattcctggactaaattgttttttcttagacaaattatatatatatgtatatatatttcataagaattcgtgtttttgaacaaatatattctcatcaaaatatatgtattttcacactATATGTTACGTTTAATTTAagcatgatagtgatgaaaagaaaagataaagaaaatgctacaaatatatatttttaattataaaagaaagacaaatcaatttttttctcttaataaaaagacaaaataatcaaGAGTCATTGGATttagaaggataagattgtatttttgcttaagaatgacatgacataatctttttaattggtgatgTGTCTGGGTGACATAGTATGCCACCTAAAATTAAGGTTATAAATCTTAGACCTTATTAAGGCCAagaattattttcttattacaataaacatgaaaagaaCGTTCGAAGATAATAACCATAGTCTCTACAAAAATTATGTATTGTGACATGCATTAGTTAAGTAGCAAAGAGTGTTTTTCTGACTTAAGAcatgaaatgagaaaataaagacaaaaccGACACCATGcgcttacaagttacaacatcCATTTGAAATTTACTTTTGCAAAACATGGGAAGTTCAGCCAAGGATATTGGAGCTGAGATCAGTCGAAAGAAAACATGCACTAAGATTTGAGGGTGGGCACATGATCATGATTAATAATGATAGAAAAGGAAGGCATTGCAGAAAGGAAGAACAATTAACTGATTAAGGGTCAAAAAGGATCTTTATAGATTGAATATTATTTGTACatgttattgttgatgatgatgatcaaggaAAGACAAGCAATTAGCTTCCCGCTGCTTAATTTTGACCATTTTTCCCTACTCAAGTCTGATATTGTCGAAAGTATGTCTGTGTGTACATGTATGGTATATCATACACTGTCTTTATGTATATACGCTTATTGATATGTAGAAAAATGAATTCAAGTTTCCCGGGATTTAGAAGTCCCAGTTTTGTTTCATAGAACTGGTATACAATATCATCTTCTAGTTCTTCTGGCTTAGTTCTGAGCTTTTGGATCTTGTATGATTTTTGTAACTGCAAAACCTTTAACAAATGGAAAATAGGCTAGTAAGTAAGCAGCTAATTATCAGAAATAGCTTTCGAATCTAGCATATGAATCGATGCGCAGAAAATGTTATAGTAGAGACGGTATGGTTTTTCGAGTACTATAATTAGTTTGAATACCTGTTGAGTTGGTGCTGTGTACGGTCCCTGCCAACAGATTGTTTGAGACATCCCTACATTACAATTTGCACATAACTCTTTATCAGATAATGAAGGTTAATGCATGCAACATATGAGGAAATGCGAGGAAATGAAAAGTGCTCAATTGGAACCGAGTGTACTCACAATACGGTCAAGTTGCCAAAACGAACAAGTTCAATGACCTCTAATGGTAAAGCACCGGTTAGACtgttcttgtttaatttcCTGGAAAAGTTAAGCTTGATGGTTAGGAAAACTGATCTGTCTGATCAACTGATATAAACGATTCAAAGAGTAATGCAACATAGAATCCGCAAATTTTGTATAGGGTAACCCACAGAATTTGTAAACTAGTCAAATTGCCAAGAGATGAAGGAATAGCCCCAGTTAGATTATTGTGAAAGACCCTCCTGCAAGTAGAAGAATAACGTACAGTTAATTATTcggaaacaaaaaatatacataAGCAAAGCCGAACTTGAAATGAAGAGAAGGCATATATGTACTTACAAATATCTTAATGAATTCAAGTGACCTAAGGTCTCTGGAATTGGTCCCGAGAGTTGGTTCCGGTACAAGTCCAAGCTGACTAGTTCTTTTAAGTGACCAAGTTCCGATGGAATAGATCCATAAAATTTGTTCTGGTATAACTCCCTGCAGTGCCAATGGTTAACTAACATGCGCATCTTAAATTCACATCTTTGAAGTTTCAGAAGATAAGCAGAAAACGAAGACGATCTTACAAGTATTGGAGGTTGGTTAAGTTTGCAAGCGCAGGGATAATAGGTCCTGATAGTCCAGCATTGCCAAGGTCCCTTCATATTTACACATATATAGACAATTTCcacttttaaatacaaaacTTCCAATTTTTTAGGCTAATCAGTGAAACTTAACTAATGAGCTCATATAAATGTTGCTAAAACCACTTACACCCTTGTAACGATGTTTTGATTGTTGCAGGTAACATGAAACCAGGGGCATGGATTGTGGGATGTCAGGTTCCAGCTAGCAAGGACATTGTAAGGATCCACCAATAAGGTCTTCCAGGAATACAGAATATCACCTGCTCATAATAAGCAATCAAAACATCCTCAAGCCAACGAAAAATCGCATGTTTAACTAGCAAGTCCAACCAGTACTGATGCTCAAGTTGAAAGGTACATTTGCTTACCTTCCAAGTTACAATCCACAGATGCAATGGCAACTGCAAACAGAATACAAAGCAAAACTCGAGAAATCATCTTGCACAACTATAAGATCGATGGGAGTACACAGAAGAATAACCGAGGATCTCTATAAATAGTACAATAAACCAGCACTGAAATATGATAGCTAGTACAAAGGCAGACAATGTGTTCTTGTGAGTATGGTCAAATGAAATGATCCAGTGAAGGTTCTATGTGGTGAAAAGTCCACAATTAACTCAGGACTCGTCTAATGAATACAAGTCTCAGTGAGTTAAGGTCAACTAATTCTGTGATAAACTATATGAATGTGTGTGGCTTGTCTGTGCAAATTTCTATATTGTTCTAGAACAAGCTTATCATATTACGATATCAGAGATTTATTTTATCAAAGTCTGGCAAGGTTCGTTGGGTTTACATTCAGAACTTTCCGCCCCTCTCTATTCAACTCGACTACTaggaagaataaaaaatagtTGTATGCATTGTGCTAATCTTTTCTCTGGAAAAATGATATAAATTACAGAAAATATGTGTACTGAGGTAAGAATTGAATCTGTTGCATCGACTTATCCCTGGGCAGAAGCTTCTTCCAACCTACCAATTCCTTACTTGACTCGTAAGTTATTCGTGCTAGCTTATTGTATATATTAATACAAATGTACAAGTCTACAAGATTGATTTAGCAAACTAAGTACCTGAACTTGATAATGTCTATTGTCATTTTATATGGTTTAGGGTGCTTCTTAATTCAGCTATAGTAATTTATTAGTCGTCTCTGACATGTGGAGTTCATcattttttaggtttttgggGGTTTAGAATCCTAAAATTTGTATAATTGCAGTAGCAGTAGAGTATTGATCACTTCTCCACCAAGTTCAGAAGTGACTTGGGAGCTTGTGGATCTTGTATTGTTCTGTTAAATGTAAAACCGAGAATGTTATATGCATCTGTTGAAACTGTTTATGGAAATTTagctgggttttttttttttgttcatttccaaTAAAACTCTGTACCAGATTGACCAAGATGGCCGGTCACATTCCAAGTGGGTCTAGAAAGTAAGAGGAACTTTATTTAAgagcaaaataaaaatcaaatgaacAATATATAAGCTTACATGTATGCATAAAGCTTACATGTACAACTATACAACATGtctcaatttttatttgaaaatcttcttgttcttgttattcttcttcttctactggTTTCTGAGCTCTTGGATCCTGTACTATTTTCGTAACTACAAAACCTataccaaaaacagaaatggaAATTGACAAGAAAGTAATTTGTAAACAGCCTATTGAAAAATTAGCATTCAAATTAAACATGTGAATCAATAAACTAGAAAGTATTATTGTGTAGGTGTAGAATGTTTACAAGTACCTGTTGAATTGATGCGGTGTACGGTCCCTACCAACAGATTGCTTGAGACGTCCCTGCATTGCACATAAATATATGATAAGACAAGGATGCCTGCATGTAGAATATGTTTTTGTGTGACCTGAAGCAATGAGAGGCCCCCAATAATTCCGACCAAGTATActcacaaaatcaataatttgcCAAAACGAACGAGTCCAATGACCTCCACCGGTAGCACACCAGTGAGCTTGTTTCTGTTTAATTGCCTAGAAAATCAAGCATGGACACTAGCTGATCAGTAagtgaacaaaataattaaaatataatttacaaAGAATTATGGGAAACTTACAGAAGTACAAGACTTGTCAGATTTCCAAGAGAAGAAGGAATAGCTCCTGTTAGATTATTGCGGAATACCCTCCTGCAAATAGAGACCACATATCTGAGTTCAAAGTAGCAAACCTAATGCTGTTTTTTCAGTGTAGATCATAACAATCATAGCTAAAGTTGATTCTTAAATATAGGCATATTCACTTACAAAAACCTCAAGGAACTCAAGTGTCCCAAAGTGTGTGGAATTGTTCCGGAGAGTTTATTCTTGTACAAGTCCAAGCTGACTAGTTTACTCAAGTGACCAATTGCGGATGGAATAGGTCCAAAGAATTTGTTTTCATACAACTCCCTGCATTGCCATTTGCCGATGATTAGTTTACGCCTACTATTCTACTAATATGTGATTCATAGTTCAGCTCGTTGAAGTTTCTGACATAGATAGAAAGGATGGCCTTACATGCAGGTTAGTCAAGATTCCGAGCTCAGCGACAAGAGGTCCTGAAAGTCCAGCATTGCCAAGGTCCCTTCATATTATAGACAGATAAATGCTTTCAAACTTAAGATACCAAATTGCCAATCACGTCTAAATAGTGAAACTAGTCTACCAACAAGCTCTGATCAATGTAGATAAAACCACTTACAGTCTTGCAACGCTGTTTTGACTGTCGCAGGTAACGTGAAACCAGGTGCATGGATTGGCCAAAGTCGGATCCCAGCTCTGAAGAACATTGTTAGGGTCGACCAATTTGGTTTTCCAGAAATAAAGAGCATCCCCTGTGCGTGATCAagcaaatcaaaatattattcAACCAACACAAACCGCATTCTAATTTGTAAGTCCGATCAGTAGTTTACAGCCAGTTTGCTCACCTTCCGAGTTGCAGTCCACAGATGCAATGGCTGCtacaaacagaaaacaaagcaaagcTCGAGAATGCATCTTGCACAACAACAAGGTCAGAATAGAGGTAGCTCAACTCGTTATTCTTAGCAGATGAACTGAGATGCAGAGAAGATAAACTAGCATTGATTTATAGTTACAAACTGGTAGTCAACTGAGTATTAAATTTGTGATCACATGAAATAATAATTGAAGGTGGCTGGCTTGCGAGGCTGCGAGAAAAAGTCAAGTTAGGATTagtctgataaaaaaaacaagtctTGCTATCATTTAACGTCGAATAATTCTGACTTTCTGAGCTAATCCAAACAGAACTCCAATCCAGCCGGCACTCAACCTCTGGAAAAAACTTATATGATGAAGTCTTGGGAAACGAAGATTAGATGGAAAGGTTAGGGAAGAATCAAACTCCTATGATGAATTTGAAGTATTCAGAACTATACAACtagaaatgaataaattataACGTCTAATATTCCTTGTTTGTTACAACTTGAAACGACAGAGAATAGGACAGCTCTGTTTTCGGAGGTCAAACAGATGCCTCCGAAGAAGCTATTCTTGAACGCTAGAGGCATCTAGTTCTATAGAAACTCTCTTCCCCATTtccctttttaattttgagagATAAAAGGGGTTGTGTTATATTCACAACTGAATAACACAGAGATaatagaagaaacaaataacattGGACTTCCATGGAATAAAGACTTGCAGAATTTATACATTTGCCTTGCAtagaaagtaaaagaaatatttACAGACAACAAGCTAGGAGAGAACCCACCCATCGCAACATTATCTAACCATCAGGGGCTTCAGTAGCCTTGACAAATCGACCCTTGACTCGCTTCCTAGTATCAGCTCTTGCCTTCCTGGATTCATATCTTATGTGCTTGTCGTATCTATTCAGAAAATGGTAAAAGTCATTATATGGTGATGGTGGGTAAGcgatagagagaaaaaggaagcCAAAAGACCAGTCACATACCttcggtttttcttcttctctttgtaaCGCAGCATAGCATTGCCCCTGTTTTGCGCAAGCAGCTCCGTGCTAGCCTTTGTTCCTACCGTCCGCAGACTGTCACTTCTCATTAGGAAAGGTTGTTCCGTAGTGGCAATGTTGCCTTTGTCTTCACCAAAAGCTGACCCTGATGATGGCCGGCCAATAGAGATGTTGTTGCTCTCAGATGTTGCTGGCCCCTGACTCACTGCTGggttatttgagttgatctgCATTTTCAAATAACGAATGTCAGGCTATTCAGCTTTCCTTCACTATGAAAAAACAGTAAACGACCAAAGACATGAAGGATGATTGTGTACAGATGGATTGATGATATCCAATGTCAAtaaaaagtttcttttttttcacatGACACCAATGCCAATTTGTATTGATCTGTTCactccaaaaccaaagccaTTAGATACTACAACGCTGTCAAGATTCATTGAGCGAACTAGATACTTGAACTCGACAAAAGGTTACATAAGGCTGTCAATACTCAATAGTATATACAATGCCTAAgggaaatgaaaagaaaaaataactgaatacatgaacaaacaaagaaaaggaaacttACATTGAATTTGATATCCTCTTGTCCAATAGAACCATTCATCTGGTACATATCTCCAAACACTTTTGTATCAGTCAAAGATGCTTCTTTCAGAAGATCACTAAAATTCTTAATCATGAATCCTGAACCACCTGAACCATATGAGACATCCAATGGAACTGTTTCGTCATGACCCCTCGACTTTCCTAGATTAAAATCCCATATCTGCAAGCCAGCAAGTTAGCATGATTATCATGGTTGCACCCATAAGTTAATGTTTCTGAAGTCTACATGAGACATGAAGGCCCTATAAGCATGGATAAATAGCCTCAGACTATACGATCTATACACACAAGACCTAACTAGTACACAACTGTAT from Fragaria vesca subsp. vesca unplaced genomic scaffold, FraVesHawaii_1.0 scf0513160_u, whole genome shotgun sequence includes:
- the LOC101311069 gene encoding somatic embryogenesis receptor kinase 1-like; the encoded protein is MHSRALLCFLFVAAIASVDCNSEGDALYFWKTKLVDPNNVLQSWDPTLANPCTWFHVTCDSQNSVARLDLGNAGLSGPLVAELGILTNLHVRELYENKFFGPIPSAIGHLSKLVSLDLYKNKLSGTIPHTLGHLSSLRFLRVFRNNLTGAIPSSLGNLTSLVLLQLNRNKLTGVLPVEVIGLVRFGKLLILDVSSNLLVGTVHRINSTGFVVTKIVQDPRAQKPVEEEE
- the LOC101297030 gene encoding somatic embryogenesis receptor kinase 1-like yields the protein MISRVLLCILFAVAIASVDCNLEGDILYSWKTLLVDPYNVLASWNLTSHNPCPWFHVTCNNQNIVTRVDLGNAGLSGPIIPALANLTNLQYLELYQNKFYGSIPSELGHLKELVSLDLYRNQLSGPIPETLGHLNSLRYLRVFHNNLTGAIPSSLGNLTSLQILKLNKNSLTGALPLEVIELVRFGNLTVLDVSNNLLAGTVHSTNSTGFAVTKIIQDPKAQN